A portion of the Limosilactobacillus reuteri genome contains these proteins:
- the rpsM gene encoding 30S ribosomal protein S13, with protein MARIAGVDLPRDKRIVIGLTYIFGIGDSTAKKILENAGVSEDIRVRDLTPDQEEKIRAQVDQIQVEGDLRREVSMNIKRLQEIGSYRGMRHRRGLPVRGQHTKNNARTRKGKAVAIANKKK; from the coding sequence ATGGCTCGTATTGCAGGTGTCGATTTACCTCGTGACAAGCGAATCGTAATCGGCTTAACATATATTTTTGGTATTGGTGATTCTACTGCTAAGAAGATTCTTGAAAATGCTGGTGTATCAGAAGATATCCGTGTTCGTGATTTGACTCCAGATCAAGAAGAAAAGATTCGTGCTCAAGTAGATCAAATTCAAGTTGAAGGTGATTTACGGCGTGAAGTTTCAATGAACATCAAGCGTCTTCAAGAAATTGGATCATACCGTGGTATGCGTCACCGTCGTGGCCTACCTGTTCGTGGTCAACATACTAAGAACAATGCTCGTACTCGTAAGGGTAAGGCTGTAGCTATCGCTAATAAGAAGAAGTAA
- the rpsK gene encoding 30S ribosomal protein S11, translated as MATKKGTRKRRAKKNVETGVAHIHSTFNNTLIMITDVQGNAVAWSSAGVLGFKGSRKSTPFAAQMASEAAAKQAMEHGMKTVEVEVKGPGSGREAAIRALQATGLEVTAIRDVTPVPHNGSRPPKRRRV; from the coding sequence ATGGCAACCAAAAAAGGTACGCGTAAGCGTCGTGCAAAAAAGAATGTTGAAACTGGTGTTGCACACATTCACTCAACATTTAATAACACTTTGATCATGATTACTGACGTTCAAGGTAACGCTGTAGCATGGTCCTCAGCTGGTGTTTTAGGCTTTAAGGGAAGTCGGAAGTCCACTCCATTTGCTGCTCAAATGGCTTCAGAAGCTGCTGCTAAGCAAGCTATGGAACATGGTATGAAGACTGTTGAAGTTGAAGTTAAGGGCCCAGGTTCAGGTCGTGAAGCTGCTATCCGTGCACTTCAAGCAACTGGATTGGAAGTTACTGCTATTCGTGATGTAACACCTGTTCCTCACAATGGTTCTCGTCCTCCAAAGCGTCGTCGTGTTTAA
- a CDS encoding DNA-directed RNA polymerase subunit alpha: MIEFEKPNIHKVEETDNYGKFVVEPLERGYGTTLGNSLRRVLIASLPGAAITSMQIDGVLHEFSTVEGVTEDVTQIILNLKKVSLKLDSEDQKNLELDVKGPAEVTASDIQGDNEVTILNPDLHIATVADGAELHIKLTADKGRGYLSANDNKARMDDLAIGVLPIDSIYTPIERVNYTVENARVGQRNDYDKLTLDVWTDGSLTPTEAVSLGAKILTEHLAMFVDLTETAQNAQVMVEKEETHKEKMLEMTIEELDLSVRSYNCLKRAGINTVKELTDRTVSDMMKVRNLGQKSLEEIKLKLNDLGVSFRQDD; the protein is encoded by the coding sequence ATGATCGAATTTGAAAAGCCAAATATTCACAAAGTTGAAGAAACAGATAACTACGGTAAATTTGTCGTAGAACCACTTGAGCGCGGTTATGGAACCACTCTCGGTAACTCGTTAAGACGTGTATTAATTGCATCTTTGCCAGGTGCAGCGATTACGAGTATGCAAATTGATGGTGTTTTACATGAATTTAGCACTGTTGAAGGTGTAACTGAGGATGTTACGCAGATTATCCTAAATCTAAAGAAAGTTTCTTTGAAGCTTGATTCAGAGGATCAAAAGAATCTTGAATTAGATGTTAAAGGACCTGCTGAAGTAACTGCAAGTGATATCCAGGGTGATAATGAAGTTACAATCTTAAATCCTGATCTGCATATTGCAACTGTTGCTGATGGCGCAGAATTACACATCAAGTTAACTGCTGATAAGGGTCGCGGTTACCTTTCTGCTAACGATAATAAGGCCCGGATGGATGATTTAGCAATTGGTGTTTTACCGATTGATTCCATCTATACCCCAATTGAACGTGTAAATTACACTGTTGAAAATGCACGGGTTGGTCAGCGTAACGATTATGATAAGTTGACGCTGGATGTTTGGACTGATGGTTCATTAACACCAACTGAAGCAGTTAGTCTAGGTGCGAAGATTTTGACTGAACACTTAGCTATGTTTGTCGATTTAACAGAAACAGCTCAAAATGCTCAAGTGATGGTTGAAAAAGAAGAAACACACAAAGAGAAAATGCTTGAAATGACTATTGAAGAGCTTGATCTCTCTGTACGTTCTTACAATTGTTTGAAGCGAGCTGGTATCAATACTGTTAAGGAATTAACTGATCGAACAGTGTCTGATATGATGAAGGTTCGGAACTTAGGACAAAAGTCGTTAGAAGAAATTAAACTTAAATTAAATGATCTTGGTGTTTCATTTCGCCAAGACGACTAA